CCGGCCGGCGCCGAGGCGTACGCCGTCGAGGCTCAGCGCGGTCGCCCGGGTGGACGTACCTCCGACGTCGAGACCGACCACGACGGTGCCGGACATCCGGTGGGCCTCCCTGTGGTCGACGGCTGGCGGCCTTCATGCTGGTCGGCGCGGCTGCCGGAGGCAAGATCCGCGACCGCGCGCGGCGGTGTGCGCCAGGTAACAGTTTGAAAACTTCGCCCACGGCCTTGACACGGAGGGCCCTTCAGTAAGAACTTTTACCACTAACAGTTAACACTCTTTTCGAAAGGCGTCGCATGGTTGATCACGAGGTGGACACCCCCGCGCTGCACCTGCACGCGGTGGTCGACGCCGACGCGGTCGACCGGCGGGCTGCGGTGGCCGTCTCCCCGGACGGGGTGCTGGCCAGGGTCCGGGCCGGGGCGGGGGAGCTGACGGGGGCGTTGCGCCGGGTCGCTGAGCACGTGCTCAGCGACCCGGAAGCGGCGGCCCGGGCCACCATCGTGGAGCTGGCCGAGCGCAGCGGCACCTCACCGGCGACCATCACCCGCTTCTGCCGGGCGATGGGCTTCGAGGGCTACGCGGACCTGCGACTCGGCATCGCGTCGGAGACCGGCCGGGCCCGCTCGGCGGGCTGGACCGTCGACATCGGCCGGGAGATCCAGCCCAGCGACCCGCTGTCCCGGGTGCTCGACCAGATCATGGCCGCCGACACCCGGGCCATGCACGACACGGCCGCGCTGCTCGACCTGGCCGAGGTGGAACGGGCCGCCGTGGCCATCGCCGGGGCGAGCCGGGTGAACATCTTCGGCGCCAGCGGCAGCGCCCTGGTCGGCGAGGAGATGCAGTTCAGCCTGCACCGCATCGGGGTGGCCGCCTGGGCCTGGAGCGACGTGCACGAGGGGCTGGCCAGCGCGGCGCTGCTGGGCGCCGGCGACGTCGCGCTCGGCATCTCGCACACCGGGCAGACCCGGGAGACCATCGAGATGCTCGCCGAGGCGGGCAGCCGGGGCGCCACCACGGTCGCGCTGACCGGCTTCCCCCGCTCGCCCCTGGCCGAGCTCGCCGACATCGTGCTGCTCACGGCCAGCCAGGCCACCACCTTCCGGCCGGACGCGCTCTCCGCCCGGCATCCCCAGCTCGTCGTCCTCGACCTGCTCTACATCGCGGTGGCGCAGCGGACCCACGACCGCGCCCACGCGGCCTTTCGGCGCACCGCCCAGGCCGTCGACGGGCACAAAGCCGCGAAGGGGGCCGCCTCATGATCAGCGCACAGCGCTACGCGGACGCCGTCCGCCCGGTGCTCGACCGCCTGGTCGACACCCAGTCCGACGCGGTCGACCGGGCGGCCGACCTGATCGCCACCGGGCTGCGGGCCGGCGGCGTGCTCCAGGGCTTCGGCGCCGGGCACTCCGAGGCGTTCGCCGCCGAACTGGTCGCCCGGGCCGGTGGGCTGGTCCCCACCAACCGGCTCTCCCTGCACGATCTGGTGCTGCACGGCGACGCGCCCCGCGACGTGCTCGCCGACCCCAAGCTGGAACGCGACCCGGCCGTCGCGCACCAGCTCTACGCGCTCGCGGCCCCGCACCCGCGGGACGTGTTCGTGGTCGCCTCCCAGTCCGGCATCAACGGCTCGGTCGTCGAGCTGGCGACGCTGGTGAAGGAGCGCGGCCATCCGCTGATCGCGGTCACCTCGGTCGAGCACACGGCACGGGTCGCCCCGCGGCACCCGTCCGGGCACCGGCTCGCCGACCTCGCCGACGTCGTGCTGGACAACGGCGCGCCGTACGGCGATGCACTGCTGCCGCTCGAGGGCGGCGGCGCGGTCTGTGCGGTCTCGTCGGTCACCGCGGCGCTGCTGGCGCAGCTGCTGACCGCCGAGGTCGTACGACGGTTCCACCAGGCCGGAGAGGTGCCCCCTATCTACCTCTCCGCCAACGTCCCCGGTGGGGACGAGCACAACCTCGCCCTCGAGTCGCGGTACGCCGGGCGCCTCCGGCGGACCGCCTGACCCGGACACCACAAGGAGAGACAGAGATGTCGGTTACCCCCGAGAACCTCGGCGACCTCAGCCGCCGGACCCTGCTCCAGCGGGCCGCCGCGGCCGGCCTGCTGGCGACCCCGGCCGCCGGCCTGCTCAGCGCCTGCGCCGGCAGCGAGCCGAGCAAGTCCGACGACACCGGCGCCGCCAAGAGCAAGGACAACCCGTTCGGCGTCAAGGACGGCAGCGCCGTCAAGGTGGTCATCTTCAACGGCGGCCTCGGCGACCAGTGGGCGAAGGAAGACAAGGTCGTCTTCAACGCCAAGCACGCGAACATCACGGTCAACATGAGCTCCACCCAGAAGATCAAGACCGAAGAGCAGCCGAAGATGGCGACCCAGCCGAGCGACCTGGTGATGAACTCGGGCGCGGACAGCATGGACCGCAGCACGCTGATCAACGAGGGCGCGATCGAGCCGCTCGACGACCTGCTCACCGCCCCGGCGTGGGACGGCGAGGGCACGGTGGCCGACACGCTGCTGCCGGGCACGGTCGGCGACGGCACCCAGAACGGGAAGTTCTACGTCGTGAACGTGGCGTACACGGTGTGGGGCAACTGGTACAACGCGGCCCTGTTCAAGAAGGAGGGTTGGCAGGCGCCGACCACCTGGGACGAGTTCTTCGCCCTGGCCCCGAAGATCAAGGCCAAGGGCATGGCGCCGTACGTCCACGACGCCGTCCACGGCTACTACCCCCGCTGGGCGCTCATGGCGAGCATCTGGAAGGCGGTGGGCAAGCAGGCGGTCATCGACATCGACAACCTCAAGGACAACGCCTGGAAGGCCGACGGCATCGTCAAGGCGCTGGAGCCGTGGGAGAAGCTGGTCAAGGACAAGCTGCTCCTGCCGGGCAAGCTCGACCACACCCAGTCGCAGCAGGCCTGGCTCGACGGCAAGGCGGCGTTCATCCAGGTCGGCACCTGGCTGAAGAACGAGATGACCGCGACCATCCCGCCGGGCTTCGAGCTGACGCTCTCGGACTACTGGTCCAACCCGGGCGACAAGGCGGCCAAGGACGTGTACGCCGGCTCCGGCGAGGGCTTCGTGGTGCCGAGCAAGGCGCCGAACAAGGAGGCGGCCAAGGAGTTCCTGCGGGCGATCCTGTCCAAGGCCGGCTCGGCGAAGTTCGCGGAGCTGACCAAGTCGCTGGCCTCCACCAAGGGCTCCGGCGACAACGTGCAGGACACCGCGTTGGCGTCCGCGAACACGCTGATGAAGAACGCCACCTCGGACCTGATCTCGGTCAAGTTCCCGGACTTCTACGCCGACCTGGACAAGGAGAGCCAGAACCTGTCCGAGGAGCTGATGGCGGGCCGGCTCACGGCGAAGCAGTTTGTCGACAAGATGCAGGCGGCCGCGGACAAGGTCGCCAAGGACTCGTCGATCAAGAAGCAGACCCGCACGGCCTGACCGACCCCGATCAGTTAGAGAAGTGAGTGACCATGCGGCATGGTGTTGCGCGTTTCGTCACGGGTTTCCTGGCCCTGCCGGTTGCGCTGTACCTCTTCTACGTGGTGTGGCCCTTCGTGCAGGCGGCGGGTTACTCGCTGACCGACTGGGGTGGGTACTCGGACTCCCAGCACTTCGTCGGTCTTGACAACTACGTCCGGCTGCTGTCGGACGAGTTGATCAGGAAGGCCTTCTGGCACAACGTGTTCTTCCTGGTCACCGTGCCGCTGTTCACCATCGCGCTGGCCCTGTTCCTCGCGTTCCTGCTCAACGTGGGCGGACGCGAGGACAGGGCCGGCATCCGCGGGGTGTTCGGCTCCGCCCTCTACAAGGTCATTTTCTTCTTCCCGCAGGTGCTGTCGCTGGTGGTCATCGCCGTCATGTGGCAGCAGATCTACCGGACCGACCAGCAGGGCCTGATCAACGGCCTGCTCGTCAAGATCGGGCTGGTCGACGCGGAGAACCCGATCGCCTTCACCGCCGACCCGGAGCCGTTCCTCGGCATCCCCGCGGTGCTCTGGTGGCTGCTGCTCATCGCGGTGTGGAGCGGCGCCGGCTTCTACATGGTGCTCTTCTCCGCGGCCATGCAGTCGATCCCGAAGGACATCTACGAGGCGGCGATCCTCGACGGGGCCGGCCGGTTCCACACGTTCTTCCGGGTCACCCTGCCGCTGCTCCGGGACACCATCTCGGTCGCCTGGGTCTACCTGGGCTTCATCGCCCTGGACATGTACGCCCTGGTCTTCGTCATGACGCCGAGCCAGGGCGGCCCGAACCACGCCAGCGAGATCTTCGCCTCGGTGATCCAGTTCAACGCGTTCCAGAAGGGCCAGTTCGGCTACGCCTGCGCGATCGCCGTGGCACTGGCCATCTTCACCATCCTGCTGGCCGCCCTCCAGCTGAGGATTACCCGCCGTGAGCGGATCGAGTTCTGAGGAGGCCTGGACGATGAGCACGGTGACCCACACCTCCGACCAGAGGCGACCCGATGCGGCGTCGCCGGCCGATTCGGCAGCGGGCCGACGGGCGAAAGCCGCCAACAGCATCGGCGGCCGGATATTCAACGGCTTCTCGCACCTGTTCCTCGCGGTGTGGGCGATCATGGTGGTCTATCCGCTGCTCTGGGTGGTGATGTCCGCACTCAAGACCGACTCGGAGGTGATCCGCGAGCCGCTGTCGCTGATCCCGAAGTCGCTGCAGTGGGACAACTTCGCCCGGGCCTGGACGGCCGGGATCGACAGCTTCTTCCTGAACACACTGCTCGTGCTCGCCTTCAGCGTGACCCTGACGATGCTGCTGGGCTCGATGGCGGCGTACGCGCTGGCCCGCTACGAGTTCCGGGGCAACCGGCTGATCTACTGGATGTTCCTGTCGGGGCTGACGCTGCCGGTCTACCTCGCCGCGGTGCCACTGTTCAAGGGCGTCTACAACATGAGCGTGGTGTTTCCGCTGCTCGGCCCGAACAAGCACGCCACGCTGATTCTGGTCTATGTGGCCTGGTCGCTGTCGTTCACCGTCTTCTTCATGCACTCGTTCTTCCGGACGCTGCCGCACTCGATCGCCGAGGCGGCGATGGTCGACGGCGCCTCGCACACCCGGGCGTTCTTCAGCGTCATGCTGCCGATGGCCAAGCCGGGCCTGGTCAGCATCGGCATCTTCAACGTCCTCGGCCAGTGGAACCAGTGGTACCTGCCGACCCTGCTCATGCAGTCCGTGGCGGGCGAGCCGAAGCACCAGGTGATCGCCCAGGGGCTGATCGAGCTCTCGGTCAACCAGGGCTACAAGTCCGACTGGTCCGGCCTCTTCGCCGGGGTCACCATGGCGATGCTCCCGGTGCTGATCGTGTACATCGTCTTCCAGCGCCAGGTCCAGTCCGGCCTGACGGCCGGCGTGGGGAAGTAACCCGCCCGCCGCGGGGGCGCGGCCGCCCGCGGCGAGTGGCCGTCCCGGTCGGGACGGCCACTCGCCGTCGTGCATGAGGGCTCTCGGGCGACGGCGCGCGGCGGACTGTCGCAGGTG
The window above is part of the Micromonospora inositola genome. Proteins encoded here:
- a CDS encoding MurR/RpiR family transcriptional regulator; translation: MVDHEVDTPALHLHAVVDADAVDRRAAVAVSPDGVLARVRAGAGELTGALRRVAEHVLSDPEAAARATIVELAERSGTSPATITRFCRAMGFEGYADLRLGIASETGRARSAGWTVDIGREIQPSDPLSRVLDQIMAADTRAMHDTAALLDLAEVERAAVAIAGASRVNIFGASGSALVGEEMQFSLHRIGVAAWAWSDVHEGLASAALLGAGDVALGISHTGQTRETIEMLAEAGSRGATTVALTGFPRSPLAELADIVLLTASQATTFRPDALSARHPQLVVLDLLYIAVAQRTHDRAHAAFRRTAQAVDGHKAAKGAAS
- a CDS encoding carbohydrate ABC transporter permease; the protein is MVVYPLLWVVMSALKTDSEVIREPLSLIPKSLQWDNFARAWTAGIDSFFLNTLLVLAFSVTLTMLLGSMAAYALARYEFRGNRLIYWMFLSGLTLPVYLAAVPLFKGVYNMSVVFPLLGPNKHATLILVYVAWSLSFTVFFMHSFFRTLPHSIAEAAMVDGASHTRAFFSVMLPMAKPGLVSIGIFNVLGQWNQWYLPTLLMQSVAGEPKHQVIAQGLIELSVNQGYKSDWSGLFAGVTMAMLPVLIVYIVFQRQVQSGLTAGVGK
- a CDS encoding sugar isomerase domain-containing protein; its protein translation is MISAQRYADAVRPVLDRLVDTQSDAVDRAADLIATGLRAGGVLQGFGAGHSEAFAAELVARAGGLVPTNRLSLHDLVLHGDAPRDVLADPKLERDPAVAHQLYALAAPHPRDVFVVASQSGINGSVVELATLVKERGHPLIAVTSVEHTARVAPRHPSGHRLADLADVVLDNGAPYGDALLPLEGGGAVCAVSSVTAALLAQLLTAEVVRRFHQAGEVPPIYLSANVPGGDEHNLALESRYAGRLRRTA
- the ngcE gene encoding N-acetylglucosamine/diacetylchitobiose ABC transporter substrate-binding protein; the encoded protein is MSVTPENLGDLSRRTLLQRAAAAGLLATPAAGLLSACAGSEPSKSDDTGAAKSKDNPFGVKDGSAVKVVIFNGGLGDQWAKEDKVVFNAKHANITVNMSSTQKIKTEEQPKMATQPSDLVMNSGADSMDRSTLINEGAIEPLDDLLTAPAWDGEGTVADTLLPGTVGDGTQNGKFYVVNVAYTVWGNWYNAALFKKEGWQAPTTWDEFFALAPKIKAKGMAPYVHDAVHGYYPRWALMASIWKAVGKQAVIDIDNLKDNAWKADGIVKALEPWEKLVKDKLLLPGKLDHTQSQQAWLDGKAAFIQVGTWLKNEMTATIPPGFELTLSDYWSNPGDKAAKDVYAGSGEGFVVPSKAPNKEAAKEFLRAILSKAGSAKFAELTKSLASTKGSGDNVQDTALASANTLMKNATSDLISVKFPDFYADLDKESQNLSEELMAGRLTAKQFVDKMQAAADKVAKDSSIKKQTRTA
- a CDS encoding carbohydrate ABC transporter permease; its protein translation is MRHGVARFVTGFLALPVALYLFYVVWPFVQAAGYSLTDWGGYSDSQHFVGLDNYVRLLSDELIRKAFWHNVFFLVTVPLFTIALALFLAFLLNVGGREDRAGIRGVFGSALYKVIFFFPQVLSLVVIAVMWQQIYRTDQQGLINGLLVKIGLVDAENPIAFTADPEPFLGIPAVLWWLLLIAVWSGAGFYMVLFSAAMQSIPKDIYEAAILDGAGRFHTFFRVTLPLLRDTISVAWVYLGFIALDMYALVFVMTPSQGGPNHASEIFASVIQFNAFQKGQFGYACAIAVALAIFTILLAALQLRITRRERIEF